A window of the Helianthus annuus cultivar XRQ/B chromosome 4, HanXRQr2.0-SUNRISE, whole genome shotgun sequence genome harbors these coding sequences:
- the LOC110935973 gene encoding cysteine protease Amb a 11.0101-like isoform X1 gives MKMNNFIFFLLSLVLILGVVESFNYHEQELESEEGFQGLYDRWREHHKVTERSPQRFNVFKHNVRNIHKKNKMNLGYKLQINEFATMTHHEFRKTHADSKGGHFIALHGIRKTNLSSSYNDIDINAIPPRMDWREHNAVTPMKNQGQCGSCFAFAAVGAIEGINAIRTGQLLSLSEQQLLDCDSSDRTFHCDGGQVCGVFTFVKEHGGIATDEFYPYVGKRETCDTSKYGHHSVTVDGTEYLPEHDEEALLKAVAHQPVTFQMDPGGDGFMFYKEGIYSGPCGMELMHAMLIVGYDQDPDGTKYWIVKNSWGEGWGEKGYIRMLRGTEIQGVCNMYGHCNFPLKSPETKNVEL, from the exons ATGAAGATGaacaattttatattttttttactttctttgGTCTTGATACTAGGAGTTGTGGAAAGCTTCAATTACCATGAGCAAGAACTCGAATCGGAGGAGGGATTCCAAGGGTTGTACGATAGGTGGCGAGAACACCACAAAGTGACCGAGAGAAGCCCCCAACGGTTCAATGTATTCAAGCACAACGTACGAAATATTCACAAGAAAAACAAGATGAACCTGGGATACAAGTTGCAAATAAACGAGTTTGCTACCATGACTCACCATGAGTTTAGGAAAACCCATGCTGACTCGAAGGGTGGCCACTTCATTGCTCTTCACGGGATTCGTAAGACCAACTTGAGTTCCAGTTATAATGATATCGATATAAACGCTATTCCACCGAGGATGGATTGGAGGGAACATAACGCTGTCACCCCTATGAAAAATCAAGGACAGTGCG GAAGTTGTTTCGCATTTGCTGCGGTGGGTGCAATTGAAGGAATAAACGCCATCAGAACAGGTCAACTCTTATCATTATCAGAACAACAACTTCTTGATTGTGATTCGAGCGACAGAACCTTCCATTGCGACGGAGGGCAGGTCTGTGGCGTATTTACTTTCGTCAAAGAGCATGGAGGTATAGCTACAGATGAGTTCTACCCTTATGTAGGTAAAAGGGAAACATGCGATACATCTAAG TATGGTCATCACTCGGTAACTGTTGATGGAACCGAGTATTTGCCAGAACACGATGAAGAAGCGCTATTGAAAGCAGTGGCACATCAGCCTGTAACTTTTCAAATGGATCCTGGCGGTGACGGTTTCATGTTCTACAAAGAG GGAATTTATAGTGGACCATGTGGAATGGAGCTGATGCACGCGATGTTGATAGTTGGATACGATCAGGATCCTGACGGAACCAAGTACTGGATTGTTAAGAACTCGTGGGGCGAAGGATGGGGAGAGAAGGGATACATTCGTATGCTACGCGGTACGGAGATCCAAGGGGTTTGCAACATGTATGGGCATTGTAATTTCCCTCTTAAATCTCCCGAAACTAAAAATGTTGAACTCTAG
- the LOC110935973 gene encoding cysteine protease Amb a 11.0101-like isoform X2 gives MKMNNFIFFLLSLVLILGVVESFNYHEQELESEEGFQGLYDRWREHHKVTERSPQRFNVFKHNVRNIHKKNKMNLGYKLQINEFATMTHHEFRKTHADSKGGHFIALHGIRKTNLSSSYNDIDINAIPPRMDWREHNAVTPMKNQGQCGSCFAFAAVGAIEGINAIRTGQLLSLSEQQLLDCDSSDRTFHCDGGQVCGVFTFVKEHGGIATDEFYPYVGKRETCDTSKYGHHSVTVDGTEYLPEHDEEALLKAVAHQPVTFQMDPGGDGFMFYKEWTMWNGADARDVDSWIRSGS, from the exons ATGAAGATGaacaattttatattttttttactttctttgGTCTTGATACTAGGAGTTGTGGAAAGCTTCAATTACCATGAGCAAGAACTCGAATCGGAGGAGGGATTCCAAGGGTTGTACGATAGGTGGCGAGAACACCACAAAGTGACCGAGAGAAGCCCCCAACGGTTCAATGTATTCAAGCACAACGTACGAAATATTCACAAGAAAAACAAGATGAACCTGGGATACAAGTTGCAAATAAACGAGTTTGCTACCATGACTCACCATGAGTTTAGGAAAACCCATGCTGACTCGAAGGGTGGCCACTTCATTGCTCTTCACGGGATTCGTAAGACCAACTTGAGTTCCAGTTATAATGATATCGATATAAACGCTATTCCACCGAGGATGGATTGGAGGGAACATAACGCTGTCACCCCTATGAAAAATCAAGGACAGTGCG GAAGTTGTTTCGCATTTGCTGCGGTGGGTGCAATTGAAGGAATAAACGCCATCAGAACAGGTCAACTCTTATCATTATCAGAACAACAACTTCTTGATTGTGATTCGAGCGACAGAACCTTCCATTGCGACGGAGGGCAGGTCTGTGGCGTATTTACTTTCGTCAAAGAGCATGGAGGTATAGCTACAGATGAGTTCTACCCTTATGTAGGTAAAAGGGAAACATGCGATACATCTAAG TATGGTCATCACTCGGTAACTGTTGATGGAACCGAGTATTTGCCAGAACACGATGAAGAAGCGCTATTGAAAGCAGTGGCACATCAGCCTGTAACTTTTCAAATGGATCCTGGCGGTGACGGTTTCATGTTCTACAAAGAG TGGACCATGTGGAATGGAGCTGATGCACGCGATGTTGATAGTTGGATACGATCAGGATCCTGA